A window of Candidatus Kinetoplastibacterium crithidii (ex Angomonas deanei ATCC 30255) contains these coding sequences:
- the pepN gene encoding aminopeptidase N: MFRKKIKTIDGKVVTLQIYSDPKFQNKTEWAMYSLVKAIRWDEYRYNLKLDLDQYMIVAVNDFNMGAMENKGLNIFNSSYILADENTATDSDYENIITVIGHEYFHNWTGNRVTCRDWFQLSLKEGLTVFREQEFFSDVMSDLVKDEETKLTIKAVKRIDDAINLRSNQFPEDSGPMAHPIRPDNYQEISNFYTATIYEKGSEIIRMLNNILGYENFLKGINKYFSLYDGKAVTCDDFLNVMQSIYKEREFNSINNKNSDFSIFKNWYKQAGTPTINVVIKYDENKNTCTVILNQECDFVGIENNKQTFFKEKKPFHIPFAIGFLDYNGNSINLVLEDDNKNYYNTKDTFILELYKKTQSWTFKSINNHPIPSLLRNFSAPVKVNYKYSTNELYILANHDRDYFARWEALQELSIRKILENMTNSSNLRINEEYFETFKKIISNKNLDNSYCAKLLTIPNESILFNHVKIIDPILITETRYGLIKTIGYELSDYFLSKLEKLENEEIVTSEIYDPRLANNRLLRNLIIKYLLASGNNYIEEKIENYFYTSKNMTDSIAMLSNLLILGDENKANKAKLYFYNKWKNNNLVIDKWFAIQSSSRCTGIKEIKCLMKHPDFFPQNPNRVRSLVFQFCFKNYLHMHKNDGSGYQYWAEQVINLDKINPEVAARLARALDNWYCFTPELKSQMYDAIEIVYKRDDLSRNTFEIVSKALNIF; the protein is encoded by the coding sequence ATGTTTAGAAAAAAAATTAAAACAATTGATGGCAAAGTAGTAACTTTACAAATTTATAGTGATCCAAAATTCCAAAATAAAACAGAATGGGCAATGTATTCGCTAGTAAAAGCTATCAGATGGGATGAGTATAGATATAATCTAAAATTAGATTTGGATCAATATATGATAGTAGCTGTCAATGATTTTAATATGGGAGCTATGGAAAATAAAGGTTTAAATATTTTTAATTCATCATACATATTGGCAGATGAAAATACGGCCACAGACTCTGATTATGAAAATATAATTACTGTAATAGGTCACGAATATTTTCATAATTGGACAGGGAATCGAGTTACATGCAGAGACTGGTTCCAATTAAGTTTAAAAGAGGGCCTTACTGTTTTTCGTGAACAAGAGTTTTTTAGTGATGTTATGTCTGATTTAGTTAAAGATGAAGAAACAAAACTAACTATAAAAGCTGTAAAGCGTATTGATGATGCTATAAATTTAAGGTCAAATCAATTTCCAGAGGATTCTGGTCCTATGGCACACCCTATACGCCCTGATAATTATCAAGAAATAAGTAATTTTTATACTGCTACTATTTATGAAAAAGGATCAGAAATAATTAGAATGCTAAATAATATCTTAGGTTATGAAAATTTTTTAAAAGGTATTAATAAATATTTTAGTCTTTATGATGGTAAAGCAGTAACATGCGATGATTTTTTAAATGTTATGCAATCTATATATAAAGAAAGAGAATTTAATTCAATCAATAATAAAAATTCCGATTTCAGCATATTTAAGAATTGGTATAAACAAGCAGGCACTCCTACTATTAATGTAGTTATAAAATATGATGAAAATAAAAATACATGCACAGTTATACTTAATCAAGAATGTGATTTTGTTGGGATAGAAAACAATAAGCAGACTTTTTTTAAAGAAAAAAAACCTTTCCATATACCTTTTGCTATTGGTTTTTTAGATTACAACGGAAATAGTATAAATTTAGTATTAGAAGACGATAATAAAAATTATTACAATACTAAAGATACTTTTATTCTTGAACTATATAAAAAAACTCAAAGCTGGACTTTTAAATCTATAAATAATCATCCTATTCCTTCCTTATTGAGAAATTTTTCAGCACCAGTTAAAGTGAATTATAAATATAGCACCAATGAACTATATATATTAGCTAACCATGACAGAGATTATTTTGCTCGTTGGGAAGCTCTTCAAGAGTTAAGTATTCGCAAAATACTAGAAAATATGACAAATAGTTCTAATTTAAGAATTAATGAAGAATATTTTGAAACTTTTAAAAAAATAATATCAAACAAAAACCTAGATAATTCCTATTGTGCAAAACTCTTAACTATTCCTAATGAGAGTATATTATTCAATCATGTAAAAATCATAGATCCTATTTTAATAACAGAAACTCGTTACGGATTAATTAAAACAATAGGATATGAATTGTCAGACTACTTTTTGTCTAAGTTAGAAAAGCTTGAAAATGAAGAAATAGTTACTTCAGAAATATATGATCCTAGATTAGCAAACAATCGTTTATTAAGAAACTTGATTATAAAATATCTTCTAGCAAGTGGGAATAATTATATTGAGGAAAAAATTGAAAACTACTTCTATACTTCTAAGAATATGACAGATTCTATTGCGATGCTATCGAATTTATTAATTTTGGGAGATGAAAATAAAGCAAATAAAGCAAAATTATATTTTTATAATAAATGGAAAAACAATAATTTAGTAATAGATAAGTGGTTTGCAATACAATCTTCCTCAAGATGTACTGGAATTAAAGAAATTAAATGTTTGATGAAACATCCTGATTTTTTTCCTCAAAACCCAAATAGAGTAAGATCATTAGTTTTCCAATTTTGTTTCAAAAATTATTTACATATGCATAAAAATGATGGCTCAGGATATCAATATTGGGCTGAACAAGTCATTAATCTAGATAAGATAAACCCAGAAGTTGCAGCTAGATTAGCTAGAGCATTAGATAATTGGTATTGTTTTACCCCTGAATTAAAATCTCAAATGTATGATGCTATTGAGATTGTTTACAAACGTGATGATTTATCAAGAAATACTTTTGAAATTGTTTCAAAAGCCTTGAATATTTTTTAA
- a CDS encoding homoserine dehydrogenase: MDSIKVGLLGMGVVGSGTWTVLDRNAKEIARRAGRNIEISKIATLNVDHARSLVNGKTEVIQNAYDIVRDPNIDIVVELIGGDTIALDLVREAIDNGKHVVTANKAMLAKHGNEIFAKASSKGVIVAFEAAVAGGIPIIKAIREGLTANRIKFIAGIINGTTNFILSEMRSTGLPFKEVLSKAQKLGYAEADPTFDIEGVDAAHKLTLLASLSFGIPVQFQSAYIEGISQLSSEDITYAEKLGYRIKLLAITKYRADGIELRVHPALISSSCLLASVEGAMNAVFVKGDAVGPTLYYGQGAGGEPTASAVIADLVDVTRLQTADPGNRVPHLAFQADALSDARILPIELISTSYYLRLRVIDQPGVLSEISKILAVSNISIGSMIQEICSNSKNEADIIFITHESIERNINQAIKQIESLPVVQSKVTRLRIESIN, from the coding sequence ATGGATTCTATAAAAGTTGGCCTGCTTGGTATGGGTGTCGTAGGTAGTGGCACTTGGACTGTTTTAGATCGAAATGCAAAAGAAATAGCAAGACGTGCTGGTAGAAATATAGAAATTTCTAAAATTGCTACTCTGAATGTAGATCATGCTCGTTCTTTGGTCAATGGCAAGACTGAAGTTATTCAAAATGCTTACGATATAGTAAGGGATCCAAATATTGATATAGTTGTTGAATTGATAGGTGGTGATACTATAGCTTTAGATTTAGTAAGAGAAGCTATCGATAATGGCAAACATGTAGTTACTGCCAATAAGGCTATGCTAGCAAAACATGGAAATGAAATCTTTGCAAAAGCTTCATCCAAGGGAGTAATAGTAGCTTTTGAAGCAGCTGTTGCTGGAGGAATACCAATTATAAAAGCAATTAGAGAGGGTTTAACTGCTAATCGCATAAAATTTATAGCTGGTATTATTAATGGCACTACTAATTTTATATTATCTGAAATGAGAAGTACTGGATTGCCATTTAAAGAGGTGTTATCTAAAGCACAAAAACTTGGATATGCAGAGGCTGATCCAACTTTTGATATTGAAGGAGTAGATGCAGCTCATAAATTAACATTGTTAGCTTCATTATCTTTTGGTATTCCTGTTCAATTCCAGAGTGCTTATATTGAAGGTATTTCTCAATTGTCTTCAGAAGACATAACTTATGCAGAAAAATTAGGTTATCGTATAAAATTATTAGCTATAACCAAATATAGAGCAGATGGTATTGAATTAAGAGTTCATCCAGCTTTAATATCATCATCTTGTTTATTAGCTAGTGTAGAAGGGGCTATGAATGCAGTATTTGTAAAAGGTGATGCTGTTGGCCCAACACTATATTACGGACAAGGGGCAGGTGGTGAACCCACAGCTTCAGCTGTTATCGCTGATTTAGTAGATGTAACAAGGCTTCAAACAGCTGATCCAGGTAATAGAGTTCCACATTTAGCATTTCAGGCAGATGCTTTATCAGATGCTCGTATTTTACCAATAGAGTTAATTTCTACATCGTATTATCTAAGATTAAGAGTTATCGACCAACCTGGAGTTCTTTCTGAAATATCGAAAATCTTAGCTGTTTCTAACATATCTATTGGTTCTATGATACAAGAAATATGTTCTAATAGTAAAAATGAAGCAGATATTATATTCATCACTCATGAATCTATAGAAAGAAATATTAATCAGGCTATTAAACAGATTGAATCTTTGCCTGTAGTACAATCAAAAGTGACTAGATTAAGAATAGAAAGCATTAATTAA
- a CDS encoding class 1 fructose-bisphosphatase, which yields MNNITLSTFLKKQLDCSKIDKNLLVLLNTITNSCKKINSIIRNGNEYDIFSESNTINVQGEQQKKLDIIANELIIKDSECISCLAGIASEEVETIYEIPNAYIRGDYLLLFDPLDGSSNIDVNISIGTIFSILKTDDNDNSITEKSFLQKGKKQIAAGYIIYGPQTNLVLSIGDGVLSFILDSYNEWVLKEEKITIPVHSSEFSINASNMKLWDSRIKQYIEDCLMGTDGPLKKKYNMRWVGSMVADIHRILRRGGIFLYPKDSNSINGKLRLMYEVNPMSFLIEQAGGLATSGTESILEIEPKELHQRIGVVLGSKAEVEIIKKYYQ from the coding sequence TTGAATAATATAACTCTATCAACTTTTTTAAAAAAACAACTTGATTGTTCTAAGATAGATAAAAATTTATTAGTTTTGTTAAATACAATTACTAATTCTTGCAAAAAGATTAATTCTATTATTAGAAATGGGAATGAATATGATATTTTTTCTGAATCTAATACTATTAATGTGCAAGGAGAACAACAAAAAAAATTAGATATTATTGCTAATGAATTAATTATAAAAGATTCAGAATGTATATCTTGTTTAGCAGGGATAGCTTCTGAAGAAGTAGAAACAATATATGAAATACCAAATGCATATATTAGAGGTGATTATTTATTATTATTTGATCCTTTAGATGGATCGTCAAATATAGATGTAAACATATCTATTGGCACAATATTTTCTATATTAAAAACAGATGATAATGATAATAGTATTACAGAAAAAAGTTTTCTACAAAAAGGAAAAAAACAAATTGCAGCAGGTTATATAATATATGGACCACAAACTAATTTAGTTTTATCTATTGGAGATGGAGTTTTATCTTTTATTTTAGATAGTTATAATGAATGGGTATTAAAAGAAGAAAAAATTACCATACCTGTACATAGCTCAGAATTTTCAATAAATGCTTCTAATATGAAGCTTTGGGATTCTAGAATAAAACAATATATAGAAGATTGCCTTATGGGAACTGACGGTCCATTAAAAAAGAAATATAATATGCGATGGGTTGGATCAATGGTTGCTGATATTCATAGAATCTTGAGAAGAGGTGGAATATTCCTATATCCCAAAGATTCAAATTCAATTAATGGTAAACTGAGACTTATGTATGAAGTTAACCCAATGAGTTTTTTAATTGAACAAGCTGGAGGATTAGCAACCAGTGGTACAGAATCTATTTTAGAAATAGAACCAAAGGAACTACATCAAAGAATTGGTGTGGTTCTAGGTTCAAAAGCAGAAGTAGAAATTATAAAAAAATATTATCAATAA
- the tldD gene encoding metalloprotease TldD: MKINNLRNNNLHIAQKTLLDPFGLNELSLDKAMGTILSNKVDYADLYFQYVIKESWSLEEGIVKNGNFAINQGVGVRAISGEKTAFAYSDSISLDSLIKSSKIVSNIARSGSKHHEKITLPFNYQYNLYQPINPLDTLTADSKVRLLEKIEKMAKKSSHKITQVMANLSAMYEVILVSASDGKLVADVRPLVRLSLTVIAEDNGRRETGHAGGGSRSDFSFFSDEILSSYVDQAIKESLTNLEAKEAPAGEMKVVLGNGWPGILLHEAVGHGLEGDFNRKGSSVFSGKIGEKVASKGVTVIDNGTIEGRRGSLNVDDEGNSTKSNVLIDDGVLCNYMQDIMNAKLMKMQPTGNGRRESFAHIPLPRMTNTYMLSGSFHPEEIISSVNYGVYAANFSGGQVDITSGKFVFSASEAYMIEDGKITKPIKGATLIGSGPEVMNQISMIGNDLKLDSGVGTCGKDGQSVPVGVGMPTILIDRLTVGGTSNS, from the coding sequence ATGAAAATAAATAATCTTCGAAACAATAATTTACATATTGCACAAAAAACTCTTTTAGATCCATTTGGCCTTAATGAACTAAGTTTAGATAAGGCTATGGGCACTATACTTTCTAATAAAGTTGATTATGCTGATTTATATTTTCAATATGTTATAAAAGAAAGTTGGAGTTTAGAGGAAGGAATTGTAAAAAATGGAAATTTTGCCATTAATCAGGGAGTTGGGGTTAGAGCTATTAGTGGAGAAAAAACTGCTTTTGCATATTCAGACTCAATATCTCTAGACTCTCTTATAAAATCATCAAAAATAGTTAGTAATATAGCTAGATCTGGCTCAAAGCATCACGAAAAGATAACTTTACCATTTAATTATCAATATAATTTATATCAGCCTATAAACCCATTGGATACATTAACAGCTGATAGCAAAGTACGGTTACTAGAAAAAATTGAAAAGATGGCTAAAAAAAGTAGTCATAAAATAACACAGGTTATGGCTAATTTATCAGCTATGTATGAGGTTATACTTGTATCAGCCAGTGATGGAAAACTTGTTGCTGATGTAAGACCATTAGTTAGATTGTCATTGACCGTCATTGCTGAAGATAATGGTCGTAGAGAAACAGGACATGCTGGAGGAGGGTCAAGATCTGATTTTTCTTTTTTTTCTGATGAAATACTAAGTTCTTATGTAGATCAAGCAATAAAAGAATCCTTAACAAATTTAGAAGCTAAAGAAGCTCCTGCTGGAGAAATGAAAGTAGTATTAGGAAATGGGTGGCCAGGTATTTTATTACATGAAGCGGTAGGCCATGGATTAGAAGGAGACTTCAACCGTAAGGGATCAAGCGTTTTTTCTGGCAAAATTGGTGAAAAAGTTGCTAGTAAAGGTGTTACTGTAATAGATAATGGTACGATTGAAGGAAGAAGAGGTTCTCTAAATGTTGATGATGAAGGTAATTCTACAAAAAGCAATGTTTTAATTGATGATGGAGTTTTGTGTAATTATATGCAAGATATAATGAATGCAAAATTAATGAAAATGCAACCAACAGGTAACGGTAGAAGAGAATCTTTTGCTCATATACCATTACCAAGAATGACAAACACTTATATGTTATCTGGTTCATTCCATCCAGAAGAGATCATTTCATCTGTAAATTATGGTGTTTATGCTGCTAATTTTTCTGGAGGGCAAGTTGACATAACTAGCGGTAAATTTGTTTTTTCTGCATCTGAAGCATATATGATAGAGGATGGAAAAATAACTAAACCTATAAAAGGTGCAACCTTGATAGGTAGTGGTCCAGAAGTAATGAATCAAATATCAATGATTGGAAATGATTTAAAGCTTGATTCTGGAGTTGGTACTTGTGGTAAAGATGGACAAAGTGTTCCTGTTGGAGTTGGAATGCCAACAATACTTATAGATAGGTTGACAGTAGGTGGTACAAGTAATTCTTAA